A DNA window from Capsicum annuum cultivar UCD-10X-F1 unplaced genomic scaffold, UCD10Xv1.1 ctg5045, whole genome shotgun sequence contains the following coding sequences:
- the LOC124892770 gene encoding translation machinery-associated protein 22-like — MAEKPQPVHVLYCGNCGLPAEYCEFGSGSEFEKCKPWLIQNAPDLYPDLVKDSNLNEADKVSDQLQSTSISEGDIFIFFAFSG, encoded by the exons ATGGCGGAAAAACCCCAACCGGTTCACGTTCTGTATTGTGGTAATTGCGGGTTACCCGCTGAGTATTGTGAATTCGGATCCGGATCCGAATTTGAAAAATGTAAACCCTGGTTAATTCAAAATGCACCCGATCTTTACCCGGACCTCGTTAaag ATTCTAATTTGAATGAAGCTGATAAAGTGTCTGATCAGCTCCAATCAACTTCAATTTCAGAaggtgatatttttattttttttgcatttagtGGTTGA